A single genomic interval of Symphalangus syndactylus isolate Jambi chromosome 18, NHGRI_mSymSyn1-v2.1_pri, whole genome shotgun sequence harbors:
- the CIMAP1B gene encoding ciliary microtubule associated protein 1B isoform X1: MGSDAWVGLWRPHRPRGPIAAHYGGPGPKYKLPPNTGYVLHDPSRPRAPAFTFGARLPTQQTTCGPGPGHLVPARMTVRGPDGAPAYSIYGRPRRSAPVLTPGPGTYFPERAGNATYPSAPRHTIASRNWGVQGEQQSPGPAAYTVPSLLGPRVIGKVSAPTYSIYGRRAAGSFFEDLSKVGEGPGRTQGVPGPRQWRRQPAPSALPQTPGPCAYHVVSPGVYKSRAPQFTMLARTPVPQDNTRKPGPAAYNVDQHRKPRGWSFGIRHSDYLAQLVTDADN; encoded by the exons ATGGGCTCGGACGCCTGGGTGGGCCTTTGGCGGCCACACCGGCCCCGCGGCCCCATCGCGGCGCACTACGGAGGCCCCGGGCCCAAATACAAGCTGCCGCCCAACACCG GCTACGTCCTGCATGACCCGTCGCGGCCCCGCGCCCCCGCCTTCACCTTCGGCGCGCGCCTCCCCACGCAGCAGACGACGTGCGGCCCCGGGCCCGGCCACCTGGTGCCCGCCCGCATGACCGTGCGCGGCCCCGACGGCGCCCCCGCCTACTCCATCTACGGCCGCCCGCGCCGCTCTGCGCCCGTCCTCACTCCGGGACCTG GCACGTACTTCCCGGAGCGAGCGGGGAACGCGACGTACCCCAGTGCGCCTCGGCACACCATTGCTTCCCGAAACTGGGGTGTCCAGGGGGAGCAACAGAGCCCAG gtCCCGCGGCCTATACTGTGCCCTCGCTCTTGGGTCCGCGCGTCATCGGCAAAGTCTCCGCCCCAACTTACTCCATCTATGGCCGCAGAGCGGCTGGCAGTTTCTTCGAGGACCTCAGCAAGGTGGGGGAGGGGCCGGGGCGGACGCAGGGGGTCCCTGGTCCGCGGCAGTGGAGGCGGCAGCCAGCACCCTCTGCCCTCCCGCAGACCCCGGGCCCCTGCGCCTACCACGTCGTGAGTCCAGGGGTCTACAAGTCCCGGGCCCCCCAGTTCACGATGCTGGCGCGGACTCCGGTCCCCCAAGACAACACTCGGAAGCCAGGGCCCGCGGCCTACAACGTGGATCAG CACCGGAAGCCCCGCGGCTGGAGTTTCGGGATCCGGCACTCGGACTACCTGGCCCAGCTGGTGACCGACGCGGACAACTGA
- the CIMAP1B gene encoding ciliary microtubule associated protein 1B isoform X6: MGSDAWVGLWRPHRPRGPIAAHYGGPGPKYKLPPNTGTYFPERAGNATYPSAPRHTIASRNWGVQGEQQSPGPAAYTVPSLLGPRVIGKVSAPTYSIYGRRAAGSFFEDLSKVGEGPGRTQGVPGPRQWRRQPAPSALPQTPGPCAYHVVSPGVYKSRAPQFTMLARTPVPQDNTRKPGPAAYNVDQHRKPRGWSFGIRHSDYLAQLVTDADN, translated from the exons ATGGGCTCGGACGCCTGGGTGGGCCTTTGGCGGCCACACCGGCCCCGCGGCCCCATCGCGGCGCACTACGGAGGCCCCGGGCCCAAATACAAGCTGCCGCCCAACACCG GCACGTACTTCCCGGAGCGAGCGGGGAACGCGACGTACCCCAGTGCGCCTCGGCACACCATTGCTTCCCGAAACTGGGGTGTCCAGGGGGAGCAACAGAGCCCAG gtCCCGCGGCCTATACTGTGCCCTCGCTCTTGGGTCCGCGCGTCATCGGCAAAGTCTCCGCCCCAACTTACTCCATCTATGGCCGCAGAGCGGCTGGCAGTTTCTTCGAGGACCTCAGCAAGGTGGGGGAGGGGCCGGGGCGGACGCAGGGGGTCCCTGGTCCGCGGCAGTGGAGGCGGCAGCCAGCACCCTCTGCCCTCCCGCAGACCCCGGGCCCCTGCGCCTACCACGTCGTGAGTCCAGGGGTCTACAAGTCCCGGGCCCCCCAGTTCACGATGCTGGCGCGGACTCCGGTCCCCCAAGACAACACTCGGAAGCCAGGGCCCGCGGCCTACAACGTGGATCAG CACCGGAAGCCCCGCGGCTGGAGTTTCGGGATCCGGCACTCGGACTACCTGGCCCAGCTGGTGACCGACGCGGACAACTGA
- the CIMAP1B gene encoding ciliary microtubule associated protein 1B isoform X7 encodes MGSDAWVGLWRPHRPRGPIAAHYGGPGPKYKLPPNTGTYFPERAGNATYPSAPRHTIASRNWGVQGEQQSPGPAAYTVPSLLGPRVIGKVSAPTYSIYGRRAAGSFFEDLSKTPGPCAYHVVSPGVYKSRAPQFTMLARTPVPQDNTRKPGPAAYNVDQHRKPRGWSFGIRHSDYLAQLVTDADN; translated from the exons ATGGGCTCGGACGCCTGGGTGGGCCTTTGGCGGCCACACCGGCCCCGCGGCCCCATCGCGGCGCACTACGGAGGCCCCGGGCCCAAATACAAGCTGCCGCCCAACACCG GCACGTACTTCCCGGAGCGAGCGGGGAACGCGACGTACCCCAGTGCGCCTCGGCACACCATTGCTTCCCGAAACTGGGGTGTCCAGGGGGAGCAACAGAGCCCAG gtCCCGCGGCCTATACTGTGCCCTCGCTCTTGGGTCCGCGCGTCATCGGCAAAGTCTCCGCCCCAACTTACTCCATCTATGGCCGCAGAGCGGCTGGCAGTTTCTTCGAGGACCTCAGCAAG ACCCCGGGCCCCTGCGCCTACCACGTCGTGAGTCCAGGGGTCTACAAGTCCCGGGCCCCCCAGTTCACGATGCTGGCGCGGACTCCGGTCCCCCAAGACAACACTCGGAAGCCAGGGCCCGCGGCCTACAACGTGGATCAG CACCGGAAGCCCCGCGGCTGGAGTTTCGGGATCCGGCACTCGGACTACCTGGCCCAGCTGGTGACCGACGCGGACAACTGA
- the CIMAP1B gene encoding ciliary microtubule associated protein 1B isoform X4 — protein sequence MLPGYVLHDPSRPRAPAFTFGARLPTQQTTCGPGPGHLVPARMTVRGPDGAPAYSIYGRPRRSAPVLTPGPGTYFPERAGNATYPSAPRHTIASRNWGVQGEQQSPGPAAYTVPSLLGPRVIGKVSAPTYSIYGRRAAGSFFEDLSKVGEGPGRTQGVPGPRQWRRQPAPSALPQTPGPCAYHVVSPGVYKSRAPQFTMLARTPVPQDNTRKPGPAAYNVDQHRKPRGWSFGIRHSDYLAQLVTDADN from the exons ATGCTCCCAGGCTACGTCCTGCATGACCCGTCGCGGCCCCGCGCCCCCGCCTTCACCTTCGGCGCGCGCCTCCCCACGCAGCAGACGACGTGCGGCCCCGGGCCCGGCCACCTGGTGCCCGCCCGCATGACCGTGCGCGGCCCCGACGGCGCCCCCGCCTACTCCATCTACGGCCGCCCGCGCCGCTCTGCGCCCGTCCTCACTCCGGGACCTG GCACGTACTTCCCGGAGCGAGCGGGGAACGCGACGTACCCCAGTGCGCCTCGGCACACCATTGCTTCCCGAAACTGGGGTGTCCAGGGGGAGCAACAGAGCCCAG gtCCCGCGGCCTATACTGTGCCCTCGCTCTTGGGTCCGCGCGTCATCGGCAAAGTCTCCGCCCCAACTTACTCCATCTATGGCCGCAGAGCGGCTGGCAGTTTCTTCGAGGACCTCAGCAAGGTGGGGGAGGGGCCGGGGCGGACGCAGGGGGTCCCTGGTCCGCGGCAGTGGAGGCGGCAGCCAGCACCCTCTGCCCTCCCGCAGACCCCGGGCCCCTGCGCCTACCACGTCGTGAGTCCAGGGGTCTACAAGTCCCGGGCCCCCCAGTTCACGATGCTGGCGCGGACTCCGGTCCCCCAAGACAACACTCGGAAGCCAGGGCCCGCGGCCTACAACGTGGATCAG CACCGGAAGCCCCGCGGCTGGAGTTTCGGGATCCGGCACTCGGACTACCTGGCCCAGCTGGTGACCGACGCGGACAACTGA
- the CIMAP1B gene encoding ciliary microtubule associated protein 1B isoform X5 translates to MGSDAWVGLWRPHRPRGPIAAHYGGPGPKYKLPPNTADDVRPRARPPGARPHDRARPRRRPRLLHLRPPAPLCARPHSGTWHVLPGASGERDVPQCASAHHCFPKLGCPGGATEPRSRGLYCALALGSARHRQSLRPNLLHLWPQSGWQFLRGPQQDPGPLRLPRRESRGLQVPGPPVHDAGADSGPPRQHSEARARGLQRGSAPEAPRLEFRDPALGLPGPAGDRRGQLTRQAGAAPHLFA, encoded by the exons ATGGGCTCGGACGCCTGGGTGGGCCTTTGGCGGCCACACCGGCCCCGCGGCCCCATCGCGGCGCACTACGGAGGCCCCGGGCCCAAATACAAGCTGCCGCCCAACACCG CAGACGACGTGCGGCCCCGGGCCCGGCCACCTGGTGCCCGCCCGCATGACCGTGCGCGGCCCCGACGGCGCCCCCGCCTACTCCATCTACGGCCGCCCGCGCCGCTCTGCGCCCGTCCTCACTCCGGGACCTG GCACGTACTTCCCGGAGCGAGCGGGGAACGCGACGTACCCCAGTGCGCCTCGGCACACCATTGCTTCCCGAAACTGGGGTGTCCAGGGGGAGCAACAGAGCCCAG gtCCCGCGGCCTATACTGTGCCCTCGCTCTTGGGTCCGCGCGTCATCGGCAAAGTCTCCGCCCCAACTTACTCCATCTATGGCCGCAGAGCGGCTGGCAGTTTCTTCGAGGACCTCAGCAAG ACCCCGGGCCCCTGCGCCTACCACGTCGTGAGTCCAGGGGTCTACAAGTCCCGGGCCCCCCAGTTCACGATGCTGGCGCGGACTCCGGTCCCCCAAGACAACACTCGGAAGCCAGGGCCCGCGGCCTACAACGTGGATCAG CACCGGAAGCCCCGCGGCTGGAGTTTCGGGATCCGGCACTCGGACTACCTGGCCCAGCTGGTGACCGACGCGGACAACTGACCCGCCAGGCGGGAGCGGCCCCACACTTGTTTGCTTAA
- the CIMAP1B gene encoding ciliary microtubule associated protein 1B isoform X3, producing MGSDAWVGLWRPHRPRGPIAAHYGGPGPKYKLPPNTGYVLHDPSRPRAPAFTFGARLPTQQTTCGPGPGHLVPARMTVRGPDGAPAYSIYGRPRRSAPVLTPGPGTYFPERAGNATYPSAPRHTIASRNWGVQGEQQSPGPAAYTVPSLLGPRVIGKVSAPTYSIYGRRAAGSFFEDLSKTPGPCAYHVVSPGVYKSRAPQFTMLARTPVPQDNTRKPGPAAYNVDQHRKPRGWSFGIRHSDYLAQLVTDADN from the exons ATGGGCTCGGACGCCTGGGTGGGCCTTTGGCGGCCACACCGGCCCCGCGGCCCCATCGCGGCGCACTACGGAGGCCCCGGGCCCAAATACAAGCTGCCGCCCAACACCG GCTACGTCCTGCATGACCCGTCGCGGCCCCGCGCCCCCGCCTTCACCTTCGGCGCGCGCCTCCCCACGCAGCAGACGACGTGCGGCCCCGGGCCCGGCCACCTGGTGCCCGCCCGCATGACCGTGCGCGGCCCCGACGGCGCCCCCGCCTACTCCATCTACGGCCGCCCGCGCCGCTCTGCGCCCGTCCTCACTCCGGGACCTG GCACGTACTTCCCGGAGCGAGCGGGGAACGCGACGTACCCCAGTGCGCCTCGGCACACCATTGCTTCCCGAAACTGGGGTGTCCAGGGGGAGCAACAGAGCCCAG gtCCCGCGGCCTATACTGTGCCCTCGCTCTTGGGTCCGCGCGTCATCGGCAAAGTCTCCGCCCCAACTTACTCCATCTATGGCCGCAGAGCGGCTGGCAGTTTCTTCGAGGACCTCAGCAAG ACCCCGGGCCCCTGCGCCTACCACGTCGTGAGTCCAGGGGTCTACAAGTCCCGGGCCCCCCAGTTCACGATGCTGGCGCGGACTCCGGTCCCCCAAGACAACACTCGGAAGCCAGGGCCCGCGGCCTACAACGTGGATCAG CACCGGAAGCCCCGCGGCTGGAGTTTCGGGATCCGGCACTCGGACTACCTGGCCCAGCTGGTGACCGACGCGGACAACTGA
- the CIMAP1B gene encoding ciliary microtubule associated protein 1B isoform X2 → MGSDAWVGLWRPHRPRGPIAAHYGGPGPKYKLPPNTGYVLHDPSRPRAPAFTFGARLPTQQTTCGPGPGHLVPARMTVRGPDGAPAYSIYGRPRRSAPVLTPGPGTYFPERAGNATYPSAPRHTIASRNWGVQGEQQSPGPAAYTVPSLLGPRVIGKVSAPTYSIYGRRAAGSFFEDLSKTPGPCAYHVVSPGVYKSRAPQFTMLARTPVPQDNTRKPGPAAYNVDQVAWNQGSRHRKPRGWSFGIRHSDYLAQLVTDADN, encoded by the exons ATGGGCTCGGACGCCTGGGTGGGCCTTTGGCGGCCACACCGGCCCCGCGGCCCCATCGCGGCGCACTACGGAGGCCCCGGGCCCAAATACAAGCTGCCGCCCAACACCG GCTACGTCCTGCATGACCCGTCGCGGCCCCGCGCCCCCGCCTTCACCTTCGGCGCGCGCCTCCCCACGCAGCAGACGACGTGCGGCCCCGGGCCCGGCCACCTGGTGCCCGCCCGCATGACCGTGCGCGGCCCCGACGGCGCCCCCGCCTACTCCATCTACGGCCGCCCGCGCCGCTCTGCGCCCGTCCTCACTCCGGGACCTG GCACGTACTTCCCGGAGCGAGCGGGGAACGCGACGTACCCCAGTGCGCCTCGGCACACCATTGCTTCCCGAAACTGGGGTGTCCAGGGGGAGCAACAGAGCCCAG gtCCCGCGGCCTATACTGTGCCCTCGCTCTTGGGTCCGCGCGTCATCGGCAAAGTCTCCGCCCCAACTTACTCCATCTATGGCCGCAGAGCGGCTGGCAGTTTCTTCGAGGACCTCAGCAAG ACCCCGGGCCCCTGCGCCTACCACGTCGTGAGTCCAGGGGTCTACAAGTCCCGGGCCCCCCAGTTCACGATGCTGGCGCGGACTCCGGTCCCCCAAGACAACACTCGGAAGCCAGGGCCCGCGGCCTACAACGTGGATCAGGTGGCCTGGAACCAAGGGTCAAGG CACCGGAAGCCCCGCGGCTGGAGTTTCGGGATCCGGCACTCGGACTACCTGGCCCAGCTGGTGACCGACGCGGACAACTGA